A genome region from Passer domesticus isolate bPasDom1 chromosome 27, bPasDom1.hap1, whole genome shotgun sequence includes the following:
- the C1QL1 gene encoding C1q-related factor: protein MVLVLVVLIPVLVSSAGTDGRYEMLGTCRMVCEPYGPAAPPQPAERGPLPPPSTLVQGPQGKPGRPGKPGPPGPPGEPGPPGPVGARGEAGRPGPPGLPGPGATGAVSAATYSTVPRVAFYAGLKNPHEGYEVLKFDDVVTNLGNSYDAASGKFTCAIPGTYFFTYHVLMRGGDGTSMWADLCKNGQVRASAIAQDADQNYDYASNSVILHLDAGDEVFIKLDGGKAHGGNNNKYSTFSGFIIYSD from the exons ATGGTTctggtgctggtggtgctcATCCCGGTGCTGGTGAGCTCCGCCGGTACCGACGGCCGGTACGAGATGCTGGGCACCTGCCGGATGGTCTGCGAGCCCtacggccccgccgcccccccgcAACCGGCCGAGCGCGGCCCCCTCCCGCCGCCCTCCACCCTGGTGCAGGGTCCCCAAGGCAAACCGGGGAGACCGGGGAAACCGGGaccgccggggccgcccggAGAACCGGGGCCGCCGGGGCCGGTGGGGGCGCGGGGTGAAGCAGGAAgaccgggacccccgggattGCCGGGACCGGGCGCTACGGGCGCGGTGAGCGCGGCCACCTACAGCACCGTGCCGCGGGTCGCCTTCTACGCCGGCCTCAAGAACCCCCACGAGGGCTACGAGGTCCTCAAGTTCGACGACGTGGTCACCAACCTGGGCAACAGCTACGACGCCGCCTCGGGCAAGTTCACCTGCGCCATCCCCGGCACCTACTTCTTCACCTACCACGTCCTCATGCGCGGCGGCGACGGCACCAGCATGTGGGCCGACCTCTGCAAGAACGGGCAG GTCCGGGCCAGCGCCATCGCGCAGGACGCCGACCAGAACTACGACTACGCCAGCAACAGCGTCATCCTGCACCTGGACGCGGGGGACGAGGTCTTCATCAAGCTGGACGGGGGCAAAGCCCACGGCGGCAACAACAACAAGTACAGCACCTTCTCCGGCTTCATCATCTACTCGGACTGA